Genomic window (Helicoverpa zea isolate HzStark_Cry1AcR chromosome 9, ilHelZeax1.1, whole genome shotgun sequence):
TGAGTCTCAAAAGAAATCACTATTTCGTTACCACCTGACTCTTGGCGAAAAGTCTAACGCAAGCTTTGCTAGACATACACCGAAACGTGGATTTGCACTTTACTATAATCTTTAGCATTTATGGAGACTACGGCATAAATCTTTGTAAAACCTTACCTTTGAAACTGAAATTAATCATAATCCCTAAAAACTTCGTAGTAGCGGCCACcgaaaacaacatttttaagtaattaCTAGCGAAAACCAACACGCcttaatgtaaaattaaataaaataaaccagaCACTGAGCCATCGAGCTTTTGTTCCGAGTTATTTTCGTGTAAACCAACATTATTAAGACAACGACTAACTACGACAGTACTGTATACAGTTATTTTGGCTTCGCTGGTTACCCAATTACACTCTGCTATGTATTCCTCGTAATACACCAGCGGGAGCTCaaaataaaaagcattttaGGCTCCAAATAAGTTTTGGCGGTAGAGGGAAAAAAGTGGAATGTAAAATTGCCTGCTGTCCTCTCAGGGTTTAAAAAAGGTCAATGAAAAGGCTTTTCTAAAAATGGGAATACACAAAAGTGGCTAAATTTCATGCTACTCGCGTCGTTCTGGTAACCGAAAACAGCATACGAACTGCTCATCATGAAGTCTCACTCTTTGTACGAATCAACAAGCATATTTCCCCTGACGATGTCGCATGCATCGCTGGCGGCACATTTCGTTAGCGCCTGTCAAAACTCTACAAGCAAATGTCGCCACTATGTCCTCGGAATAAACCTAGTTATGCCATGCACGACGTTGACGACAGAGCCGCAAGAGGGTAAGATTAGgcataattttgaatattattaagTGAACTACTGTTCAGTTGAGTTATTACTCTGCTGCTTATTATAGCTGAAATCATTCAGTGGTTGAAGATGTAATTTGAACAATGTTTAGGAGTTTCCTTATTAAGAAGTTTATTACGGAAAAGATACTTTGCTTGTTgccgatttaaattaaattagaccTAAAGAACGAAGATGTCGAATGGCCTATTTAACACAGAGATAATATTTGAAATCAGTAAAAATactcttcatctttataatattgctatagatattttatttttattttatttatttattcctttatttcaggcaactagggcccataaaaataccaatacacatatatatcttacattacaatacttataaactaatacataaaaaatcaccatatcaataaatatatacaatactatatctataaacaacttaaacatactataaatatataacaaatatttttaacctactATATGAAAGAATTCTCAAAATGGGAGTCAAACGGCAAGATCCAGTTGGcttgaatataataatgtaataaaatattatcctaAACGCAATGCTCCATTCTAAAGCCAAAACTACTTTTGGACAACAGTAAAATCCTGCTTCACTTGGGAAAAACATTCAGGACACGAAACGCGCTCTCTCCCTTGGCAGTTGTCGTCTTGTAAGTAAAATACAATTCCTGGCTGACCACATCTGTACCTATAGTTGGGCTGCAAGTGCTCTGGCTtactttattttgaatatagaTACTTGTATTGTTAGTTTGTTCGTCATTGTTATAACTAATTGTCACGCTAGTCGTTGTGGCTCAGAGGTAATAGATGCCATATTCTCTGCAAAAactataaaagttaattatatttGGGTGACAAAGTTGTCTAGTTAATCTACATTTATACAAGAGAAAGCTACAGGATTCCTTTTATCTGGATGCGCGAAGTATTTACACCAGCAAAAGCATATAGTGTTAAATAACTACGAAGGAAgccaaattaaataattcataaaattctTCAATCTACTATTATGATTCCGAAAAATATCGATAGGTACCTCTAACACCACTTTAGACCTATAAAATCGTCATATCAACTGGCAATTTATCTTATTGAACACAGAGCTCCCCATAGCTATCAATCAATCTTATACTTCATGGCTGGTTCCTCCAACCGTCTAAAAGTGCTCCATTTTATTTCCCTGCGTTCTCTCTGGCATATTTAGTGTTCCTACTCATCATCATGATTTAATTCCTGAGTTCGTCTTACAACACCCAAGGGTCTTATGGCGATGTTTATTCGAAGCTAAGACTGCAGAACACAGAAAAAAGGCGCAAGCAAAATACAATTGTTCCCCAGATACAATTCCCGTCTTCTAAGTGAAATACGGCTCTGTTCTTCTACATCTGTATATACGCGAAGCAAATGTACtaacattgtttattttaccgAAGCCGTGGCGTACGACCGACTCCTGTGACGAAATGACGgaagtaattaaaaatgagACCTCGAAAAACTGTCGTGTCAAATTCCATAGGAACAACGGTATTGTTTTTCGCTTAATAATTCTGtttaaggccgctgcctcgaattttgcgggcagcggggcggcagcggcggcggcgcgggcggtcaccgtttgactggagctcaccgctcgttgcccgctccccgcgccgctgtattcgagggccggtccatttgattacacgcgtaagatcctgccgctcccgcgccgccgccgctgccgccccgctgcccgcaaaattcgaggcagcggccttataGTTCCGGTATTTGCCAGTTCTAAATAAACGGTTTAGTTATTTTAGTTTGTAGTCGGATATATTTTTAGCGAACCGTTTGGGTGGTCTCTCGGGGTTTGGAATGCGAGATATTTTAACCAAGTACTAATACCAAAATCCaaactgttattttatttaatgctttatacaaaattacaaacaaaatgaattggtaaaatatttaatgattttaattacttacataaaatatattgtgtAACGTATATCTATATTACAAGTACTTTATAAATTAATCCGTAGGATAAAATTAAACTCTTCATGCtatttattcacaattttaCCATCCAAAATGAAGCTAGAGTGGCTTTTATTTGAAGAGGATTTGCACTTCAAACATCGTGTACTCGTCTTGTCTTATTATGATCCTCTTTTATTAAATCAGCTGCTCTTTCAGCGATCATTATTGTGGGAGATAGAACGTTTCCACTGATTATAGATGGTGTTACGCTAGCATCCACAACGCGAAGCCCACAGATACCATGCACCTTCAGACGACTGTCAACCACCGAACTAGTTATATCACGACCCATCTTTGCCGTGGACACTGGATGGTAAACTGTAGTAGCAAAATTGATAGAGATACACTTCCAGTAATCGGTACATCCAAACTCATAATCATTACAGGCATCGATGTCGACCCTGCCTAGTACTGCATTGATTGATTTGAAGAAAGTCGTATTTACAATCTTCACTAACGTTTCTATACTAGTTGCAGCAAGCTCTAAATCTCTAGAATCATCATAGTTGTTATAATATATGAGAGGATGATCGTTTGGATTATTTGATTTCAGAGAAATGTTTCCTCTAGTAAATGGATGCAGTACAGTTGCCCTAAGCTGAATTAATGCCttattttgactttgctttAATATAGAATTTTCTACTGACTGAACAAATTCTGCAGCAAAGGATTTTATACTTTCATCATTCTTCTTGTTGACTATGATAAGTGCTTGGAAGTCAGGATATGAAGCGTTGCGTCTTTCTGAGTAAAATGCAGTAATGTCACCATAGACATGCCTTCCCAAATAACCTTGACGATCATATAGGTATCTTatagtttcaaaatattttgtggcGTCATCACTTTTTTCAGGTTCGTCAGCAAATACTGGAATCATTACAGTAGTGTGATCATGTAAATTCTGACCAACCATTGGGGAGTCAAGTATTGGTTCAATGTTTTTATCTGCAAGATGTTTTTTAGGTCCTATGCCAGATAACATTAGCAATTGGGGTGTGTTTATAGAACCAGCGCTGATAATAATCTCACGTTTTGCTTTTATCGTCAACTTTGTGCCATTGTGATCTACTCGAACACCCCATGcctttttttcatgaaacaaaatTTTCGTAGCAAAAGTCTTCTTAACTATCTTTAAGTTTTTTCTGAACCCTGCTATAGGGTTTAAATAGGCTGTAGCCGCACTTACTCTTTTTCCATTACTAGCTGTAGATCTAAAGCGTCCAGAACCTAAATTACCAACTGTGTTTAAATCGGGTACATTTTTCATACCGATTTCGTCTAATGCAGAAAGTAAGCCATCATACACGGTGGTATTTGTTACGTTAAAAGTATTGACAGTTACGGGCCCACAGCAACCGTAATGATTCTTAACTACGCGGTTTCTCAAGAGTACAGGGTCTTGTAAACTTTCGGATATTTTGGTGTATTTTCTGACAATATCTGGATGCCATTCGGTATTGCCGTCGTCATACCAAGTCTGGTAATCATGAGGGTTTCCTTGTACGTAAGCCATCACGTTCATAGCGCTGCTACCTCCAAGCATTTTACCCCTCGGCCATTGTACGTTTCCACCCTTGTACACTTGGTTTGTGATTCCATTATTTACAGTCGCATATTTCCAGTCAAAGTCCGATCCATAGAGATTGGTTGATAAACCTGGAACCTGTGGaagcaaatataattttacaagaAACCTTATTAGGTGCAGCTGGCTGAACCAATTTTACTAGTAAGAAGCGACTGTAATCACAAGACCCCAGTCACCCCAGGTAACAAGATACTCTTTAGCAAGAAACCTAATCGGATTTTTTGGAATTTCTCATCAGTATCTATATGTGTACTGTATCAATAGGTTAACTCACCTCTGATTCTATCGGTGGGTTTCCACCAGCTTCTATAAGTAATACACTCCAATCCTCAACTTCAGTAAGTCTGTTGGCTAGTACGCTACCTGCTGTTCCACCACCCACGATTACGAAGTCATACTCTTCAGAATCTGTAATTAATTGTaaggaaaatattgttttatcacACCCTTCACTTACCAGAAGTATGAATGtgtataaaaagtaggtatgtttataAGATTTAATTATTGTTCTCGCATATGATATTTGCATTGTTTAACTCAATCTTAATTGAATCGAGTTACATTTTTTGTACTAGACTACTCATTACAGAATCAGTAAATCACATGGTTTCATTGCTCTAAGCCTACACCTACCTTGAACTTCAGCCCCAACTGGCCAATTCTTGGTCTGTACCATACATTGTGCAGCCAAGAAGAATtcaatagcagacaaaaatgtACTTGGACCTGCACCCGTCGTTGGAGCTATGCAAGCCTCGTTACTATAATAAGAAACAATACGTTTTTGTAATAACAGAATAGTACTTTTATTTACGcagatatttacattattttgaagtaaaataaatctatattttaaaaaattgttgtAATTTAAGAACTTTGTTTGACTTACCTGAACATTTCTTATTCAAAATTTCACCAACATGTAGacacaattttctttttgtttataatttttagaaaatacagtcttaaattaatgttaatttaattaaattaaataattgaaactACATAATTTTACGAAAATTACTGTACTGCCTAGGCTGGCAGAATAAATACGTCTAAACGCCTTGAAATAAAACCTTCTAATATAAGCAACACAATgataatacctacattaaaatttaatgtcTCACAaaacttaaatttaaataattatcgtacaactttattttttcatctagtaaacaattttgtaccttattatttaagaaaaaacattttttaacaaacattttataggTAAGTACTACAAAGGTACTATATACTGTACAAGCAATGaacacatacatttttaaataaaatcaacatcTTTTTTTGATGAGTATCTATGTCAAACGTGATCATTGTCCTTTTTGCAAACAAGTTTTTATATGCATCAAGTGGAAAATGCATAAAAAGTGACttctaaattaaatacttaggtacctgcAATTAATTGTATAGAGTTTAATAAAAGCAGAAATGTAAGGTCGTTCCTGTTGCTATCTGAATTTCGCAACTTtcactaagtttttttttgtaagaataaGTAGCATTGttccattttcaattaaaaatacgaCGCctgattataatatttgtttttaaaattgtagGAATTCGTGACAAGTAAATtcaaacccacccaaaacaaaaatgtgaaaggctgccaagttcgataatatgggaatgcttcgcctataaaagaagtgggatctgaataagtaccaagttccatacacatacctcagttaaaaatagttactttataatgatggttcttggcaagttttcacataacttgttataaacctactaaacgcaatgaatca
Coding sequences:
- the LOC124633107 gene encoding ecdysone oxidase-like — encoded protein: MFSNEACIAPTTGAGPSTFLSAIEFFLAAQCMVQTKNWPVGAEVQDSEEYDFVIVGGGTAGSVLANRLTEVEDWSVLLIEAGGNPPIESEVPGLSTNLYGSDFDWKYATVNNGITNQVYKGGNVQWPRGKMLGGSSAMNVMAYVQGNPHDYQTWYDDGNTEWHPDIVRKYTKISESLQDPVLLRNRVVKNHYGCCGPVTVNTFNVTNTTVYDGLLSALDEIGMKNVPDLNTVGNLGSGRFRSTASNGKRVSAATAYLNPIAGFRKNLKIVKKTFATKILFHEKKAWGVRVDHNGTKLTIKAKREIIISAGSINTPQLLMLSGIGPKKHLADKNIEPILDSPMVGQNLHDHTTVMIPVFADEPEKSDDATKYFETIRYLYDRQGYLGRHVYGDITAFYSERRNASYPDFQALIIVNKKNDESIKSFAAEFVQSVENSILKQSQNKALIQLRATVLHPFTRGNISLKSNNPNDHPLIYYNNYDDSRDLELAATSIETLVKIVNTTFFKSINAVLGRVDIDACNDYEFGCTDYWKCISINFATTVYHPVSTAKMGRDITSSVVDSRLKVHGICGLRVVDASVTPSIISGNVLSPTIMIAERAADLIKEDHNKTRRVHDV